One stretch of Deinococcus arcticus DNA includes these proteins:
- the mutS gene encoding DNA mismatch repair protein MutS translates to MRAQNVLKGTGSGALPPMLEQYVRMRDEVAEGLPHALLLFQVGDFYETFGEDAERAARLLGLALTHKSSKDFSTPMAGIPLRALDSHVERLLSAGVCVAVADQFEEPGSGLMERKVTQLLTPGTVTEERHLGADENYLAAVATGEGYALALLDVSTGEFRCAAFHTRLALYDELSRCRAREVLLAPELSGNAALLADFQQRFPVMLSPASFDEARSREELAQTLGEVPGSLSSSALVRACGAVLGYARMTQQGQLDMVRRVVRFEPGAHMRLSDAAVRALELFQAHTPQGRTLTDVLCQTRTAGGRRRLRAWLRAPLLDELSIRARLDSVEALTRAPDLRGGVRALLYRAHDLERLAARVATRRAAPREVAALARTLDLLPEAAALLSGQAGLLAGVRERLGALPDVVTRIRAALVDEPPLRLGEGGLIRDGFHAELDTLRAEALGHRAWLAELEASERIRTGIGNLKVGFTGVFGYYLEVTGPHLSKVPADYRQIATLKDRARFTRPDLREREREIARLEAAAGRLELEVFTELRASLAAHAEALSEAAGALSELDVLSALAEVAAEAGWIRPETTGGDLRLTQARHPVVERSLGGRFVPNDVTLDERGRLVLLTGPNMAGKSTYLRTAALCALLHQIGSFVPADGAALPVYDAIHTRIGASDDLAGGRSTFMVEMSELAAILHGATARSLVILDEIGRGTSTLDGLAIAQAALEHLHGAGAHTLFATHYFELTRLEGEWPGLRNLHVAAEEDAAGSGGLTFYHQVVPGAARQSYGVEVARLAGLPGPVTTRAARLLAALSTQGDDTRLLRELGALDLGRLTPLQALELLHRWQREARGTEAVGGGK, encoded by the coding sequence ATGCGGGCACAGAACGTCCTCAAGGGAACCGGCTCGGGGGCGCTGCCACCCATGCTGGAGCAGTACGTGCGCATGCGCGACGAGGTGGCCGAGGGCCTGCCCCACGCGCTGCTGCTGTTTCAGGTGGGGGACTTCTACGAGACCTTCGGTGAAGACGCCGAGCGCGCCGCCCGGCTGCTGGGCCTCGCCCTGACCCACAAGAGCAGCAAGGACTTTTCCACCCCCATGGCCGGCATTCCGCTGCGGGCGCTGGACAGCCATGTGGAGCGGCTGCTCTCGGCGGGCGTGTGCGTGGCGGTGGCCGACCAGTTTGAAGAACCGGGTTCCGGGCTTATGGAACGCAAGGTCACGCAGCTGCTGACCCCAGGCACCGTGACCGAGGAGCGGCACCTGGGCGCCGACGAGAATTATCTGGCGGCGGTGGCCACCGGCGAAGGCTACGCCCTGGCCCTGCTGGACGTCTCGACCGGGGAATTTCGCTGCGCGGCCTTTCACACCCGGCTGGCGCTGTACGACGAGCTCTCGCGCTGCCGCGCCCGCGAGGTGCTGCTGGCGCCCGAGCTATCGGGCAACGCGGCCCTGCTGGCCGACTTCCAGCAGCGTTTTCCGGTCATGCTCTCGCCGGCCAGCTTCGACGAGGCGCGGAGCCGGGAGGAACTGGCCCAGACGCTGGGCGAGGTGCCCGGCAGCCTGAGTTCATCGGCGCTGGTGCGCGCCTGCGGGGCGGTGCTGGGCTACGCCCGCATGACCCAGCAGGGCCAGCTGGACATGGTGCGGCGGGTGGTGCGCTTTGAACCGGGCGCCCACATGCGCCTGAGTGACGCGGCGGTGCGCGCCCTGGAACTGTTTCAGGCGCACACGCCCCAGGGCCGCACCCTGACCGACGTGCTGTGCCAGACGCGCACGGCGGGCGGACGGCGGCGCCTGCGGGCGTGGCTGCGCGCGCCGCTGCTGGACGAACTGAGCATCCGCGCCCGCCTGGACAGCGTCGAAGCCCTGACCCGCGCGCCGGACCTGCGCGGCGGCGTGCGCGCCCTGCTGTACCGCGCCCACGACCTGGAGCGGCTGGCCGCCCGGGTGGCCACCCGCCGCGCCGCGCCGCGTGAAGTGGCGGCCCTGGCCCGCACACTGGACCTGCTGCCCGAAGCGGCGGCCCTCCTCTCGGGGCAGGCCGGCCTGCTGGCCGGCGTTCGCGAACGCCTGGGCGCCCTGCCCGACGTGGTGACCCGCATCCGGGCCGCGCTGGTGGACGAGCCCCCACTGCGCCTGGGCGAGGGCGGCCTGATCCGCGACGGCTTTCACGCCGAGCTGGATACCCTGCGCGCCGAGGCCCTGGGGCACCGCGCGTGGCTGGCCGAACTGGAGGCCAGCGAGCGCATTCGCACCGGCATTGGCAACCTGAAGGTGGGCTTTACGGGTGTGTTCGGGTACTACCTGGAAGTCACGGGGCCGCACCTGAGCAAGGTGCCGGCCGATTACCGCCAGATTGCCACCCTGAAAGACCGCGCCCGCTTCACCCGCCCGGACCTCCGCGAGCGCGAACGCGAGATTGCCCGGCTGGAAGCGGCGGCGGGCCGCCTGGAACTGGAGGTGTTCACCGAGTTGCGCGCCAGTCTGGCCGCCCACGCCGAGGCGCTCTCGGAAGCGGCGGGCGCCCTGAGCGAACTGGACGTGCTCTCGGCGCTGGCCGAGGTGGCCGCAGAAGCCGGCTGGATTCGCCCTGAAACCACAGGCGGCGACCTGCGGCTGACCCAGGCCCGGCACCCGGTGGTGGAGCGCAGCCTGGGTGGCCGCTTCGTGCCCAACGACGTGACCCTGGACGAACGCGGGCGGCTGGTGCTGCTGACCGGCCCCAACATGGCGGGCAAGAGCACGTACCTGCGCACAGCCGCCCTGTGCGCGCTGCTGCACCAGATCGGCTCGTTTGTGCCGGCCGACGGGGCCGCCCTGCCGGTGTACGACGCCATTCACACCCGCATTGGCGCCAGCGACGATCTGGCGGGGGGCCGCTCCACCTTCATGGTGGAGATGAGCGAACTGGCCGCCATTCTGCACGGCGCCACCGCGCGCAGCCTGGTGATTCTGGACGAGATCGGGCGCGGCACCAGCACCCTGGACGGACTGGCGATTGCCCAGGCGGCGCTGGAACACCTGCACGGCGCGGGCGCGCACACCCTGTTTGCCACCCACTACTTCGAGCTGACCCGGCTGGAGGGCGAATGGCCGGGTCTGCGCAACCTGCATGTGGCCGCCGAGGAGGACGCGGCGGGCAGCGGCGGCCTCACCTTCTACCACCAGGTGGTGCCCGGCGCCGCCCGGCAGAGCTACGGGGTAGAGGTGGCGCGGCTGGCTGGCCTGCCGGGCCCGGTAACCACGCGCGCCGCCCGGCTGCTGGCCGCCCTGAGCACCCAGGGCGACGACACCCGCCTGCTGCGCGAACTGGGCGCCCTGGACCTGGGCCGCCTGACCCCCCTGCAGGCGCTGGAACTGCTGCACCGCTGGCAGCGCGAGGCGCGGGGGACCGAAGCGGTGGGTGGAGGGAAGTGA
- a CDS encoding nucleotidyltransferase domain-containing protein — MAAQARLEAALPAVLRRIRATPGTCAALWCGSAARGEANRHSDLDLHVLVEGDHRWRANWVVDGVPVEVFHNPARKVRAMFAAGDAATIAMYAEGQVVWAHPELEALIREARALFAAGPAPRPLSAQARFTLIDAVVDARALAEQADPLHALMAQLCVGKAVGALFQARGWWEVKPQRWLTELAQREPGAAQALQAVLTRTDAPGRQAALEALVTGVTGDLTYRESESERQSVGE; from the coding sequence ATGGCTGCGCAAGCCCGCCTGGAAGCCGCTCTGCCTGCCGTGCTGAGGCGCATTCGGGCCACGCCGGGCACCTGTGCCGCGCTGTGGTGTGGCAGCGCCGCGCGGGGAGAGGCAAACCGGCACAGCGACCTGGACCTGCACGTTCTGGTGGAGGGTGATCACCGCTGGCGGGCCAACTGGGTGGTGGATGGGGTGCCGGTGGAGGTCTTTCACAATCCGGCCAGGAAGGTCCGGGCGATGTTCGCGGCGGGGGACGCGGCCACCATCGCCATGTACGCCGAGGGGCAGGTGGTGTGGGCCCACCCAGAACTGGAGGCCCTGATCCGCGAAGCCCGCGCCCTCTTTGCCGCTGGCCCCGCGCCCCGGCCGCTGAGCGCACAGGCCCGCTTCACATTGATTGACGCCGTGGTGGACGCCCGCGCCCTGGCCGAGCAGGCTGACCCGCTGCACGCCCTTATGGCCCAGCTGTGCGTGGGCAAGGCGGTGGGCGCCCTCTTCCAGGCCCGGGGCTGGTGGGAGGTCAAGCCGCAGCGCTGGCTGACCGAGCTGGCCCAGCGGGAGCCCGGCGCTGCACAGGCGCTGCAAGCCGTGCTGACGCGCACCGACGCCCCGGGCCGGCAGGCGGCGCTGGAAGCCCTGGTGACCGGCGTAACTGGCGACCTGACGTACCGCGAGAGTGAGAGCGAGCGGCAGTCGGTGGGGGAGTGA
- a CDS encoding DUF402 domain-containing protein: MVTLVPAAVHPVKVERHDVPALRHYTNTGVRRVQTYVETPASLYVSRAFVDHPRVRHWQAHLLPTLNLVVCRYDFHGEREHDYHLDVADIWREGEVWVVRDLYLDLLLHSGLMAEIVDTDELLAARAAGFLNEPDMHRAVATAHRTLSGLARARYDLHGWLAAQGVQVTWAGIPGAPHAQVTGS, encoded by the coding sequence ATGGTGACCCTGGTGCCCGCGGCAGTCCATCCCGTCAAGGTGGAGCGGCACGACGTGCCCGCCCTGCGCCACTACACCAACACGGGGGTGCGCCGCGTACAGACCTACGTTGAGACCCCGGCCAGCCTGTATGTCTCCCGCGCCTTCGTGGACCATCCGCGCGTGCGCCACTGGCAGGCGCACCTGCTGCCGACCCTGAATCTGGTGGTGTGCCGCTACGACTTTCATGGCGAGCGCGAACACGACTATCACCTGGATGTGGCCGACATCTGGCGGGAGGGTGAGGTTTGGGTGGTGCGCGACCTGTACCTGGACCTGCTGCTGCACAGTGGCCTGATGGCCGAGATCGTGGACACCGACGAGTTGCTGGCTGCCCGCGCCGCTGGTTTTCTGAACGAGCCGGACATGCACCGCGCCGTGGCCACGGCCCACCGCACGCTCTCGGGGCTGGCCCGGGCGCGCTACGACCTGCACGGCTGGCTGGCGGCGCAGGGAGTGCAGGTGACCTGGGCTGGCATCCCCGGCGCCCCGCACGCCCAGGTGACCGGGAGCTAA